One genomic window of Sebastes umbrosus isolate fSebUmb1 chromosome 15, fSebUmb1.pri, whole genome shotgun sequence includes the following:
- the LOC119502664 gene encoding coiled-coil domain-containing protein 106-like — MNPPTSRDASHQPEHYMPQSSSSSGGGGGGGGGLYLEAYEVSFPLEESIERPPAYHLNQGQQMMEEPVMQEPPLSQYSTFILVSNLRAHLYVTLEKNAWLQKRIEELEDERNFLRCQLDRFIVSMRGPEVTEWCGDSQRAVKVLPASSPSPPSPMTTRSGMTLKRLQGPGPKPRRTKAIPVKQEFHLEEDKYYTDDEYVEEEEEEEEEEEEEDEDSSVEKKSKKKGRGRANGEPRVKMRRIFRITHGRERQRVKDPEGVMIRYKKILTTYQKVRSMSRAFQIHGVDRNTMASTSPIAELHLVAPEKVEEVGEFESTKEKLLDYARRCYKTMDEQTHAKVQTMKKTHKLLPISYRFRN, encoded by the exons ATGAATCCCCCAACCAGCAGAGACGCTTCTCACCAACCAG AGCACTACATGCCCcagtcatcttcatcatcaggaggaggaggaggaggaggaggaggtttgtATCTGGAGGCCTATGAGGTGTCGTTCCCTCTGGAGGAGAGCATCGAGAGACCGCCTGCATATCACCTGAACCAGGGTCAGCAAATGATGGAAG AGCCCGTGATGCAGGAGCCTCCTCTCTCCCAGTACAGCACGTTCATCCTGGTCTCGAACCTGCGAGCTCACCTCTACGTCACTCTGGAGAAAAACGCTTGGCTGCAGAAACGCATCGAGGAGCTGGAGGACGAACGCAACTTCCTGCGCTGTCAGCTGGACCGCTTCATCGTCAGCATGAGGGGTCCGGAGG TGACCGAGTGGTGTGGAGACTCCCAGCGTGCTGTGAAGGTCCTGCCTGCcagctctccctctcctccctcccccatGACCACCAGGTCTGGGATGACCCTCAAACGCCTGCAGGGACCAGGACCAAAGCCCCGCCGCACCAAGGCCATCCCTG TGAAGCAGGAGTTTCATCTGGAGGAGGATAAATACTACACTGACGACGAGTacgtggaggaagaggaggaggaggaggaggaggaggaggaggaagacgaagaTTCGTCGGTGGAGAAGAAGTCAAAGAAGAAAGGCCGAGGGCGAGCTAACGGAGAGCCGAGGGTGAAGATGAGGAGGATCTTCAGGATCACCCacgggagggagagacagagag tTAAAGACCCAGAGGGGGTTATGATTCGGTATAAGAAGATCCTGACGACCTACCAGAAGGTGAGGAGCATGTCCCGAGCCTTCCAGATCCACGGAGTCGACCGAAACACCATGGCCTCCACCTCCCCCATCGCCGAGCTGCATCTGGTGGCTCCAGAGAAG gtggaggaggtCGGGGAGTTTGAGTCGACGAAAGAGAAGCTTTTGGATTACGCCCGGCGGTGCTACAAGACCATGGACGAGCAGACACACGCCAAGGTCCAGACCATGAAGAAGACTCACAAGCTGCTGCCGATCTCCTACCGGTTCAGAAACTAA